One window from the genome of Elaeis guineensis isolate ETL-2024a chromosome 5, EG11, whole genome shotgun sequence encodes:
- the LOC105033340 gene encoding large ribosomal subunit protein bL34c, with protein MAISLGAVSTASPIVSLSLLTGRSGIGRRSLSLSKPPVTRSSPLLHTSFLSPPLASLPFPSSFSGLSLGIDLGSTKVVRERYHGLQVRAGKAGLSLTKRSRSRKSLARTHGFRRRMRTTGGRAVLKRRRAKGRKVLCTKSNPNSGTRA; from the exons ATGGCGATATCGCTTGGAGCCGTCTCCACCGCTTCCCCTATCGTATCCCTCTCCCTCCTCACCGGCCGGAGCGGAATCGGCCGGAGATCTCTGAGCCTCTCGAAGCCCCCGGTGACGCGTTCTTCTCCCTTGCTTCACACCTCTTTCCTCTCCCCACCTTTGGCATCTCTCCCCTTCCCTTCTTCTTTCTCTG GTTTGTCTTTGGGGATTGACTTGGGTTCGACTAAAGTGGTAAGAGAAAGGTACCATGGTCTCCAGGTTAGGGCAGGTAAGGCTGGTCTTTCCCTGACTAAAAGGTCAAGATCTCGAAAATCACTTGCTAGGACGCATGGCTTCCGCAGACGAATGAGAACCACCGGAGGAAGAGCTGTTTTGAAGCGGAGACGTGCCAAGGGAAGGAAAGTTCTCTGCACAAAGTCGAATCCAAACAGTGGAACACGGGCCTGA